In Alosa sapidissima isolate fAloSap1 chromosome 11, fAloSap1.pri, whole genome shotgun sequence, a single window of DNA contains:
- the lrrc56 gene encoding leucine-rich repeat-containing protein 56 isoform X1 — translation MSMMDSFEKSRCASRPGTACMLITEFGGASQMNPTPTNYEDAEVLTELNLSSEKLKALTNTEDLGKVTMLELCVDTQHNTLGNFGTYLPNLTQLRMSNSLIFSVRDLGTTLSHLKVLWLVRCCLTDLDGIAALSSLKELYVAYNNISDLSQVSMLECLEVLDLEGNDVDDLVQVQYLGLCSQLRTLTLEGNPVCSCPRPEATETEEYSYWSAVRELVPQLRYLDDVPVEEAVAGSRAAVDEDLALLKESIKENASSSNMQYLVGLPFCVTSIEDRAASACSLSRPGSAQRPGSSRCPSSRPGSSRTLSSPGYSSRPGSGESDPDNSEPDASELTHGAGRVLLCGNPVQALRALRQKGKPQAPAFPPNSYRLPSHVPEHTYDTYEESEEWNRSDVFAELLAWRDEHNKRLLAIEKDRQPQVMAILHGEEDDEDSTDEDEEVTGHSLASDHEEEKETKTKESGEKRSSKCWSRIDSPDSSFLSLSSDLSEQEAMSPDDDSRPSLPSELTLTPSPPQPPVLPSTGRKLPEARARRLKSIQHQPPPGTRPSPLGAESGPEAGPEPGDEEVEVEVVRRHSLTDWSTSGACRPASSPVVPGHREPYVEAAGGYALSNNSKHHQPVISSKLTDRAALARPRTARAALQRLSNHYPLLPRRASTQPK, via the exons ATGTCGATGATGGACAGTTTTGAAAAATCCAGGTGTGCAAGTCGCCCAGGTACAGCTTGTATGTTAATAACAGAGTTTGGTGGAGCTAGTCAGATGAATCCCACTCCAACAAACTATGAAGATGCGGAGGTGCTGACAGAACTTAATCTGTCTTCAGAAAAGCTG AAAGCCCTGACAAATACAGAAGACCTTGGCAAAGTCACCATGTTGGAACTGTGTGTGGACACACAACATAATACCCTTGGCAATTTTG GTACCTACTTGCCCAACCTGACACAGCTGAGAATGAGCAATAGTTTGATTTTTTCCGTGAG GGACCTCGGAACAACTCTTTCCCACCTGAAGGTCCTCTGGCTGGTCCGCTGCTGCCTGACTGACTTGGATGGGATCGCCGCGCTCTCCTCtctcaag GAGCTGTACGTGGCCTACAACAACATCTCAGACCTCAGTCAGGTCAGCATGCTGGAATGTCTGGAGGTGTTGGACCTGGAGGGCAATGACGTGGACGATCTTGTGCAGGTCCAGTACCTGGGTCTGTGTAGCCAGCTCAGAACTCTGACCCTGGAGGGGAACCCCGTCTGCTCTTGTCCTCGCCCAGAGGCCACAGAG ACGGAGGAGTACAGCTACTGGTCGGCGGTGCGGGAGTTGGTCCCACAGCTGCGCTACCTGGACGACGTCCCGGtggaggaggcggtggcagggagCCGAGCCGCGGTTGATGAGGACTTGGCCCTGCTAAAGGAGTCCATTAAGGAGAATGCCTCCAGCAGCAACATGCAGTATTTAG taggcctacctttctGTGTTACATCCATAGAGGACAGGGCTGCGAGCGCTTGTTCCCTCTCTAGACCCGGTTCTGCTCAGCGGCCCGGATCGTCTCGCTGCCCCTCCAGTCGACCAGGCAGTTCCAGAACTCTGTCCTCCCCAGGCTATAGTTCCAGGCCTGGCTCAGGTGAATCAGATCCAGACAATTCAGAACCTGATGCAAGCGAGTTAACACATG GAGCGGGCCGTGTCTTGTTGTGTGGAAACCCTGTGCAGGCCCTTAGAGCTCTCAGACAGAAGGGCAAG ccCCAAGCCCCTGCCTTCCCCCCCAACTCCTACCGGCTGCCAAGCCATGTTCCAGAGCACACGTATGACACATACGAGGAGTCAGAAGAGTGGAACCGCAGTGACGTGTTCGCAGAGCTTCTGGCTTGGAGAGATGAGCATAACAA acggCTACTTGCCATTGAGAAGGATCGCCAGCCACAAGTAATGGCCATACTCCACGGTGAGGAAGACGATGAGGACAGTACAGACGAGGATGAAGAGGTGACAGGCCACAGTCTAGCCAGTGATCatgaagaagagaaggagacgAAGACGAAAGAAAGTGGAGAGAAAAGAAGCAGTAAATGCTGGAGCCGCATTGATTCACCTGACTCctcttttttatctctctcttcag ACCTGTCCGAGCAAGAAGCCATGTCTCCTGATGACGACTCGAGGCCCTCCCTCCCATCAGAGCTCACCTTAACTCCGTCGCCCCCTCAGCCGCCCGTGCTGCCTTCTACTGGCCGGAAGCTGCCAGAGGCGCGCGCCCGCAGGCTCAAATCCATCCAGCACCAGCCGCCCCCGGGCACCAGGCCATCCCCGCTGGGCGCAGAGTCAGGCCCAGAGGCGGGCCCCGAACCTGGggatgaggaggtggaggtggaggtggtgaggaGGCACAGTCTGACCGACTGGAGCACCAGTGGGGCCTGCAGGCCAGCCTCCAGTCCTGTGGTGCCAGGCCACAGAGAACCATA TGTGGAGGCTGCTGGGGGATACGCTCTGTCCAACAACAGCAAACACCATCAGCCTGTCATAAGCTCCAAGCTAACAGACAGAGCCGCCCTAGCACGACCCCGCACTGCGAGGGCGGCTCTCCAGAGACTGTCGAACCACTACCCTCTCCTGCCCAGGAGAGCCAGTACTCAGCCCAAATGA
- the lrrc56 gene encoding leucine-rich repeat-containing protein 56 isoform X3, translating to MNPTPTNYEDAEVLTELNLSSEKLKALTNTEDLGKVTMLELCVDTQHNTLGNFGTYLPNLTQLRMSNSLIFSVRDLGTTLSHLKVLWLVRCCLTDLDGIAALSSLKELYVAYNNISDLSQVSMLECLEVLDLEGNDVDDLVQVQYLGLCSQLRTLTLEGNPVCSCPRPEATETEEYSYWSAVRELVPQLRYLDDVPVEEAVAGSRAAVDEDLALLKESIKENASSSNMQYLVGLPFCVTSIEDRAASACSLSRPGSAQRPGSSRCPSSRPGSSRTLSSPGYSSRPGSGESDPDNSEPDASELTHGAGRVLLCGNPVQALRALRQKGKPQAPAFPPNSYRLPSHVPEHTYDTYEESEEWNRSDVFAELLAWRDEHNKRLLAIEKDRQPQVMAILHGEEDDEDSTDEDEEVTGHSLASDHEEEKETKTKESGEKRSSKCWSRIDSPDSSFLSLSSDLSEQEAMSPDDDSRPSLPSELTLTPSPPQPPVLPSTGRKLPEARARRLKSIQHQPPPGTRPSPLGAESGPEAGPEPGDEEVEVEVVRRHSLTDWSTSGACRPASSPVVPGHREPYVEAAGGYALSNNSKHHQPVISSKLTDRAALARPRTARAALQRLSNHYPLLPRRASTQPK from the exons ATGAATCCCACTCCAACAAACTATGAAGATGCGGAGGTGCTGACAGAACTTAATCTGTCTTCAGAAAAGCTG AAAGCCCTGACAAATACAGAAGACCTTGGCAAAGTCACCATGTTGGAACTGTGTGTGGACACACAACATAATACCCTTGGCAATTTTG GTACCTACTTGCCCAACCTGACACAGCTGAGAATGAGCAATAGTTTGATTTTTTCCGTGAG GGACCTCGGAACAACTCTTTCCCACCTGAAGGTCCTCTGGCTGGTCCGCTGCTGCCTGACTGACTTGGATGGGATCGCCGCGCTCTCCTCtctcaag GAGCTGTACGTGGCCTACAACAACATCTCAGACCTCAGTCAGGTCAGCATGCTGGAATGTCTGGAGGTGTTGGACCTGGAGGGCAATGACGTGGACGATCTTGTGCAGGTCCAGTACCTGGGTCTGTGTAGCCAGCTCAGAACTCTGACCCTGGAGGGGAACCCCGTCTGCTCTTGTCCTCGCCCAGAGGCCACAGAG ACGGAGGAGTACAGCTACTGGTCGGCGGTGCGGGAGTTGGTCCCACAGCTGCGCTACCTGGACGACGTCCCGGtggaggaggcggtggcagggagCCGAGCCGCGGTTGATGAGGACTTGGCCCTGCTAAAGGAGTCCATTAAGGAGAATGCCTCCAGCAGCAACATGCAGTATTTAG taggcctacctttctGTGTTACATCCATAGAGGACAGGGCTGCGAGCGCTTGTTCCCTCTCTAGACCCGGTTCTGCTCAGCGGCCCGGATCGTCTCGCTGCCCCTCCAGTCGACCAGGCAGTTCCAGAACTCTGTCCTCCCCAGGCTATAGTTCCAGGCCTGGCTCAGGTGAATCAGATCCAGACAATTCAGAACCTGATGCAAGCGAGTTAACACATG GAGCGGGCCGTGTCTTGTTGTGTGGAAACCCTGTGCAGGCCCTTAGAGCTCTCAGACAGAAGGGCAAG ccCCAAGCCCCTGCCTTCCCCCCCAACTCCTACCGGCTGCCAAGCCATGTTCCAGAGCACACGTATGACACATACGAGGAGTCAGAAGAGTGGAACCGCAGTGACGTGTTCGCAGAGCTTCTGGCTTGGAGAGATGAGCATAACAA acggCTACTTGCCATTGAGAAGGATCGCCAGCCACAAGTAATGGCCATACTCCACGGTGAGGAAGACGATGAGGACAGTACAGACGAGGATGAAGAGGTGACAGGCCACAGTCTAGCCAGTGATCatgaagaagagaaggagacgAAGACGAAAGAAAGTGGAGAGAAAAGAAGCAGTAAATGCTGGAGCCGCATTGATTCACCTGACTCctcttttttatctctctcttcag ACCTGTCCGAGCAAGAAGCCATGTCTCCTGATGACGACTCGAGGCCCTCCCTCCCATCAGAGCTCACCTTAACTCCGTCGCCCCCTCAGCCGCCCGTGCTGCCTTCTACTGGCCGGAAGCTGCCAGAGGCGCGCGCCCGCAGGCTCAAATCCATCCAGCACCAGCCGCCCCCGGGCACCAGGCCATCCCCGCTGGGCGCAGAGTCAGGCCCAGAGGCGGGCCCCGAACCTGGggatgaggaggtggaggtggaggtggtgaggaGGCACAGTCTGACCGACTGGAGCACCAGTGGGGCCTGCAGGCCAGCCTCCAGTCCTGTGGTGCCAGGCCACAGAGAACCATA TGTGGAGGCTGCTGGGGGATACGCTCTGTCCAACAACAGCAAACACCATCAGCCTGTCATAAGCTCCAAGCTAACAGACAGAGCCGCCCTAGCACGACCCCGCACTGCGAGGGCGGCTCTCCAGAGACTGTCGAACCACTACCCTCTCCTGCCCAGGAGAGCCAGTACTCAGCCCAAATGA
- the lrrc56 gene encoding leucine-rich repeat-containing protein 56 isoform X2: MSMMDSFEKSRCASRPGTACMLITEFGGASQMNPTPTNYEDAEVLTELNLSSEKLKALTNTEDLGKVTMLELCVDTQHNTLGNFGTYLPNLTQLRMSNSLIFSVRDLGTTLSHLKVLWLVRCCLTDLDGIAALSSLKELYVAYNNISDLSQVSMLECLEVLDLEGNDVDDLVQVQYLGLCSQLRTLTLEGNPVCSCPRPEATETEEYSYWSAVRELVPQLRYLDDVPVEEAVAGSRAAVDEDLALLKESIKENASSSNMQYLEDRAASACSLSRPGSAQRPGSSRCPSSRPGSSRTLSSPGYSSRPGSGESDPDNSEPDASELTHGAGRVLLCGNPVQALRALRQKGKPQAPAFPPNSYRLPSHVPEHTYDTYEESEEWNRSDVFAELLAWRDEHNKRLLAIEKDRQPQVMAILHGEEDDEDSTDEDEEVTGHSLASDHEEEKETKTKESGEKRSSKCWSRIDSPDSSFLSLSSDLSEQEAMSPDDDSRPSLPSELTLTPSPPQPPVLPSTGRKLPEARARRLKSIQHQPPPGTRPSPLGAESGPEAGPEPGDEEVEVEVVRRHSLTDWSTSGACRPASSPVVPGHREPYVEAAGGYALSNNSKHHQPVISSKLTDRAALARPRTARAALQRLSNHYPLLPRRASTQPK; encoded by the exons ATGTCGATGATGGACAGTTTTGAAAAATCCAGGTGTGCAAGTCGCCCAGGTACAGCTTGTATGTTAATAACAGAGTTTGGTGGAGCTAGTCAGATGAATCCCACTCCAACAAACTATGAAGATGCGGAGGTGCTGACAGAACTTAATCTGTCTTCAGAAAAGCTG AAAGCCCTGACAAATACAGAAGACCTTGGCAAAGTCACCATGTTGGAACTGTGTGTGGACACACAACATAATACCCTTGGCAATTTTG GTACCTACTTGCCCAACCTGACACAGCTGAGAATGAGCAATAGTTTGATTTTTTCCGTGAG GGACCTCGGAACAACTCTTTCCCACCTGAAGGTCCTCTGGCTGGTCCGCTGCTGCCTGACTGACTTGGATGGGATCGCCGCGCTCTCCTCtctcaag GAGCTGTACGTGGCCTACAACAACATCTCAGACCTCAGTCAGGTCAGCATGCTGGAATGTCTGGAGGTGTTGGACCTGGAGGGCAATGACGTGGACGATCTTGTGCAGGTCCAGTACCTGGGTCTGTGTAGCCAGCTCAGAACTCTGACCCTGGAGGGGAACCCCGTCTGCTCTTGTCCTCGCCCAGAGGCCACAGAG ACGGAGGAGTACAGCTACTGGTCGGCGGTGCGGGAGTTGGTCCCACAGCTGCGCTACCTGGACGACGTCCCGGtggaggaggcggtggcagggagCCGAGCCGCGGTTGATGAGGACTTGGCCCTGCTAAAGGAGTCCATTAAGGAGAATGCCTCCAGCAGCAACATGCAGTATTTAG AGGACAGGGCTGCGAGCGCTTGTTCCCTCTCTAGACCCGGTTCTGCTCAGCGGCCCGGATCGTCTCGCTGCCCCTCCAGTCGACCAGGCAGTTCCAGAACTCTGTCCTCCCCAGGCTATAGTTCCAGGCCTGGCTCAGGTGAATCAGATCCAGACAATTCAGAACCTGATGCAAGCGAGTTAACACATG GAGCGGGCCGTGTCTTGTTGTGTGGAAACCCTGTGCAGGCCCTTAGAGCTCTCAGACAGAAGGGCAAG ccCCAAGCCCCTGCCTTCCCCCCCAACTCCTACCGGCTGCCAAGCCATGTTCCAGAGCACACGTATGACACATACGAGGAGTCAGAAGAGTGGAACCGCAGTGACGTGTTCGCAGAGCTTCTGGCTTGGAGAGATGAGCATAACAA acggCTACTTGCCATTGAGAAGGATCGCCAGCCACAAGTAATGGCCATACTCCACGGTGAGGAAGACGATGAGGACAGTACAGACGAGGATGAAGAGGTGACAGGCCACAGTCTAGCCAGTGATCatgaagaagagaaggagacgAAGACGAAAGAAAGTGGAGAGAAAAGAAGCAGTAAATGCTGGAGCCGCATTGATTCACCTGACTCctcttttttatctctctcttcag ACCTGTCCGAGCAAGAAGCCATGTCTCCTGATGACGACTCGAGGCCCTCCCTCCCATCAGAGCTCACCTTAACTCCGTCGCCCCCTCAGCCGCCCGTGCTGCCTTCTACTGGCCGGAAGCTGCCAGAGGCGCGCGCCCGCAGGCTCAAATCCATCCAGCACCAGCCGCCCCCGGGCACCAGGCCATCCCCGCTGGGCGCAGAGTCAGGCCCAGAGGCGGGCCCCGAACCTGGggatgaggaggtggaggtggaggtggtgaggaGGCACAGTCTGACCGACTGGAGCACCAGTGGGGCCTGCAGGCCAGCCTCCAGTCCTGTGGTGCCAGGCCACAGAGAACCATA TGTGGAGGCTGCTGGGGGATACGCTCTGTCCAACAACAGCAAACACCATCAGCCTGTCATAAGCTCCAAGCTAACAGACAGAGCCGCCCTAGCACGACCCCGCACTGCGAGGGCGGCTCTCCAGAGACTGTCGAACCACTACCCTCTCCTGCCCAGGAGAGCCAGTACTCAGCCCAAATGA
- the hrasa gene encoding HRas proto-oncogene, GTPase a translates to MTEYKLVVVGAGGVGKSALTIQLIQNHFVDEYDPTIEDSYRKQVVIDGETCLLDILDTAGQEEYSAMRDQYMRTGEGFLCVFAINNTKSFEDIHQYREQIKRVKDSDDVPMVLVGNKCDLPARTVDTRQAQELARSYGIPYIETSAKTRQGVEDAFYTLVREIRQHKLRKLNPPDESGQDCLSCRCVVS, encoded by the exons ATGACGGAGTACAAGCTGGTGGTAGTGGGAGCTGGTGGCGTTGGCAAGAGTGCGCTCACCATCCAGCTCATCCAGAACCACTTTGTGGACGAATACGACCCCACCATAGAG GACTCCTACAGGAAACAGGTGGTGATTGACGGGGAGACGTGTCTGCTGGACATCTTGGACACTGCAGGTCAGGAGGAGTACAGCGCCATGAGGGACCAGTACATGAGGACAGGGGAGGGCTTCCTCTGTGTCTTTGCCAtcaacaacaccaagtcctTCGAAGACATTCAccagtacag GGAACAGATCAAACGGGTGAAGGACTCGGACGATGTGCCCATGGTGCTTGTGGGTAATAAGTGTGACCTGCCCGCTCGGACAGTCGACACGCGGCAGGCACAGGAGCTCGCCCGCAGCTACGGCATCCCCTACATTGAGACGTCGGCCAAGACCCGTCAG GGAGTGGAGGACGCCTTCTACACACTGGTGCGTGAGATTCGACAGCACAAATTAAGAAAGCTGAACCCGCCGGACGAGAGTGGACAAGACTGCCTGAGCTGCCGCTGCGTGGTGTCttga
- the zgc:123278 gene encoding tumor susceptibility gene 101 protein, whose translation MSVTSTTLRKMLPKKYHHKKETIAEVIAALSQNKHLVPVMDKFVFNDGTTKTLLSLSGTIWMCYGDKGYNIPVSLWLDERYPRTAPICYVKPTCEMMILSGKHVNSNGEIQLPYLNEWRHTVCDLHTLIQVLSLTFGESPPVGLRLTKEESQSNCAAQQRHSNIYSTPEGYSFMLLRKDDGLSIQRENETCC comes from the exons ATGTCTGTAACTTCCACCACCCTGAGAAAAATGTTGCCAAAG AAATATCACCATAAGAAAGAAACTATTGCTGAAGTTATTGCTGCCTTGTCTCAAAACAAGCACCTTGTGCCAGTCATGGACAAATTTG TTTTCAATGATGGCACCACCAAGACCCTACTGAGCCTGTCTGGAACCATTTGGATGTGCTATGGTG ATAAAGGATACAATATTCCTGTAAGCTTATGGCTTGATGAGAGATACCCTCGAACTGCCCCTATCTGCTATGTGAAACCTACATGTGAGATGATGATCCTTTCAGGAAAGCATGTCAACAGCAACGGCGAGATACAGCTGCCCTACCTCAATGAGTGGAGACAT ACTGTATGTGACCTGCACACTTTGATTCAGGTGCTATCTCTGACGTTTGGCGAGAGTCCTCCAGTTGGCCTCCGTCTCACCAAAGAGGAGTCTCAATCTAACT GTGCAGCTCAGCAAAGACACTCCAATATCTACTCAACACCAGAGGGTTACTCATTCATGTTACTGAGAAAAGATGATGGGCTCTCAATTCAGAGGGAAAATGAAACATGCTGCTAG
- the LOC121723562 gene encoding uncharacterized protein LOC121723562 isoform X3: protein MWRIGADYNQVTETVNAQQNTCIEEEKPHTTNQMVLTWEPVYHPDPQEQQAIERALALWIGRTGLPVRTVEDKDFIGMMAVVDSRLEIPNKTKISNLIEGIYEDERKKFKERLATARKLTIGLGIWTTKGLGASFLSISACYFCTMQNQPQHILLGLEEISHPLAAHSIKVCLDRCTELWGIPENKILTIITSNGGKLAAALTPEEEEPSSTDSEDDGRSEGEYEDEETRYGALTIERTPCFVHTLQDVVNMIYKEVSVTRLLEKVRAVVKQFCRSSTAMEKLGQPFGLTLTKDRVTRWSSTYQMISQLIQGKDSVVQVANEMGLSCLLSDEWLKMIAVRDLLLPFADHVVTLQSDTMSLSLIVPALLDLTSHLTQFSLESAHRDLRGLAQKMKVNLEQCFSCFLFPSETKFSPLAAAACLLDPTVSRDALIDNTDDGIQELLNEAEKFVLSASTTIKDEDELDRDYGDVSWNVVKEEPLSKRPRFRFLSAKLASSKRPKPPMTKTLQELRKYKEELSSQNISDFETGMDFWLAQNSMTFVTLKPLALDLLAMPASQAFAERAFSFTGDLTRSRCKRARMIWERSAFLKLNQDK, encoded by the exons ATGTGGAGGATCGGGGCTGACTACAACCAG GTCACGGAGACTGTAAATGCACAGCAGAATACATGCATTGAAGAGGAGAAACCTCACACAACCAATCAGATGGTGCTGACTTGGGAACCAGTGTATCATCCAGATCCTCAAGAACAACAAGCGATAGAGAGAGCTCTAGCCCTGTGGATAGGTCGGACCGGTCTGCCAGTCCGGACAGTGGAGGACAAGGACTTCATTGGGATGATGGCGGTGGTTGACAGTAGGCTGGAAATACCAAATAAAACCAAGATCAGCAATCTTATTGAAGGTATTTATgaggatgaaagaaagaaatttAAAGAAAGACTGGCCACTGCACGGAAATTAACAATTGGTCTTGGTATTTGGACAACCAAGGGACTCGGGGCTTCCTTCCTTAGTATAAGTGCGTGTTACTTTTGCACCATGCAGAACCAACCTCAACACATATTGCTCGGTCTTGAAGAGATCTCCCATCCACTTGCTGCCCATTCGATCAAAGTTTGTCTTGACCGGtgcactgaactctggggaATACCAGAAAACAAGATTCTTACAATCATCACAAGTAATGGGGGCAAACTAGCTGCTGCGCTAACACCGGAGGAGGAGGAACCCAGCTCAACTGATTCAGAAGATGATGGGAGGAGTGAGGGAGAATATGAGGATGAGGAGACAAG GTATGGAGCCCTTACCATTGAGCGAACACCCTGTTTCGTTCACACATTACAGGATGTCGTCAACATGATCTACAAAGAAGTCTCTGTTACACGGCTCTTGGAAAAGGTGAGGGCAGTTGTCAAACAGTTTTGCAGGTCTTCAACTGCAATGGAGAAACTTGGCCAGCCTTTTGGACTTACTTTAACAAAAGACCGTGTGACCAGGTGGTCCAGCACTTATCAGATGATTTCGCAACTTATTCAGGGGAAAGATTCTGTAGTGCAAGTTGCAAATGAAATGGGTTTGTCTTGTCTTCTGTCAGACGAGTGGTTGAAAATGATAGCTGTCCGAGATCTCTTGCTGCCCTTTGCTGACCATGTAGTAACCCTTCAAAGTGATACAATGTCGCTGTCTTTGATTGTGCCGGCATTACTGGATTTGACCTCTCACCTCACTCAGTTCTCCCTGGAATCGGCTCACCGAGACCTGCGTGGTCTGGCACAGAAGATGAAAGTTAACCTAGAACAGTGCTTCAGTTGCTTCCTGTTTCCCAGTGAGACCAAGTTTTCTCCACTCGCAGCAGCTGCTTGCCTTCTTGATCCAACAGTTTCCAGAGATGCTCTCATTGACAACACAGATGATGGAATCCAGGAACTTTTGAACGAAGCAGAAAAATTCGTCCTCAGTGCATCCACAACAATAAAGGATGAGGACGAGTTGGATAGAGATTATGGGGATGTATCGTGGAATGTTGTTAAAGAGGAGCCTCTGTCAAAGCGACCACGATTTAGGTTTTTGTCTGCCAAGTTGGCATCCTCCAAACGGCCAAAGCCACCCATGACCAAGACTCTACAGGAGTTGAGAAAATACAAAGAGGAGCTTTCATCCCAGAACATTTCAGATTTTGAGACTGGCATGGACTTTTGGTTGGCGCAGAACTCAATGACATTTGTGACTTTGAAGCCTCTGGCCCTAGATTTACTTGCAATGCCTGCATCACAGGCTTTTGCCGAGCGGGCGTTTAGCTTCACAGGAGACCTGACAAGGTCACGTTGCAAGAGGGCAAGAATGATCTGGGAAAGAAGTGCCTTTCTGAAACTAAACCAAGATAAGTAA
- the LOC121723562 gene encoding E3 SUMO-protein ligase ZBED1-like isoform X2, which yields MKEANKKALHGPVNGAFAFKIRPDGTVDRSIVLCKICNKEFSYHRSSSSLKYHLKAKHLGANLEVTETVNAQQNTCIEEEKPHTTNQMVLTWEPVYHPDPQEQQAIERALALWIGRTGLPVRTVEDKDFIGMMAVVDSRLEIPNKTKISNLIEGIYEDERKKFKERLATARKLTIGLGIWTTKGLGASFLSISACYFCTMQNQPQHILLGLEEISHPLAAHSIKVCLDRCTELWGIPENKILTIITSNGGKLAAALTPEEEEPSSTDSEDDGRSEGEYEDEETRYGALTIERTPCFVHTLQDVVNMIYKEVSVTRLLEKVRAVVKQFCRSSTAMEKLGQPFGLTLTKDRVTRWSSTYQMISQLIQGKDSVVQVANEMGLSCLLSDEWLKMIAVRDLLLPFADHVVTLQSDTMSLSLIVPALLDLTSHLTQFSLESAHRDLRGLAQKMKVNLEQCFSCFLFPSETKFSPLAAAACLLDPTVSRDALIDNTDDGIQELLNEAEKFVLSASTTIKDEDELDRDYGDVSWNVVKEEPLSKRPRFRFLSAKLASSKRPKPPMTKTLQELRKYKEELSSQNISDFETGMDFWLAQNSMTFVTLKPLALDLLAMPASQAFAERAFSFTGDLTRSRCKRARMIWERSAFLKLNQDK from the exons GTCACGGAGACTGTAAATGCACAGCAGAATACATGCATTGAAGAGGAGAAACCTCACACAACCAATCAGATGGTGCTGACTTGGGAACCAGTGTATCATCCAGATCCTCAAGAACAACAAGCGATAGAGAGAGCTCTAGCCCTGTGGATAGGTCGGACCGGTCTGCCAGTCCGGACAGTGGAGGACAAGGACTTCATTGGGATGATGGCGGTGGTTGACAGTAGGCTGGAAATACCAAATAAAACCAAGATCAGCAATCTTATTGAAGGTATTTATgaggatgaaagaaagaaatttAAAGAAAGACTGGCCACTGCACGGAAATTAACAATTGGTCTTGGTATTTGGACAACCAAGGGACTCGGGGCTTCCTTCCTTAGTATAAGTGCGTGTTACTTTTGCACCATGCAGAACCAACCTCAACACATATTGCTCGGTCTTGAAGAGATCTCCCATCCACTTGCTGCCCATTCGATCAAAGTTTGTCTTGACCGGtgcactgaactctggggaATACCAGAAAACAAGATTCTTACAATCATCACAAGTAATGGGGGCAAACTAGCTGCTGCGCTAACACCGGAGGAGGAGGAACCCAGCTCAACTGATTCAGAAGATGATGGGAGGAGTGAGGGAGAATATGAGGATGAGGAGACAAG GTATGGAGCCCTTACCATTGAGCGAACACCCTGTTTCGTTCACACATTACAGGATGTCGTCAACATGATCTACAAAGAAGTCTCTGTTACACGGCTCTTGGAAAAGGTGAGGGCAGTTGTCAAACAGTTTTGCAGGTCTTCAACTGCAATGGAGAAACTTGGCCAGCCTTTTGGACTTACTTTAACAAAAGACCGTGTGACCAGGTGGTCCAGCACTTATCAGATGATTTCGCAACTTATTCAGGGGAAAGATTCTGTAGTGCAAGTTGCAAATGAAATGGGTTTGTCTTGTCTTCTGTCAGACGAGTGGTTGAAAATGATAGCTGTCCGAGATCTCTTGCTGCCCTTTGCTGACCATGTAGTAACCCTTCAAAGTGATACAATGTCGCTGTCTTTGATTGTGCCGGCATTACTGGATTTGACCTCTCACCTCACTCAGTTCTCCCTGGAATCGGCTCACCGAGACCTGCGTGGTCTGGCACAGAAGATGAAAGTTAACCTAGAACAGTGCTTCAGTTGCTTCCTGTTTCCCAGTGAGACCAAGTTTTCTCCACTCGCAGCAGCTGCTTGCCTTCTTGATCCAACAGTTTCCAGAGATGCTCTCATTGACAACACAGATGATGGAATCCAGGAACTTTTGAACGAAGCAGAAAAATTCGTCCTCAGTGCATCCACAACAATAAAGGATGAGGACGAGTTGGATAGAGATTATGGGGATGTATCGTGGAATGTTGTTAAAGAGGAGCCTCTGTCAAAGCGACCACGATTTAGGTTTTTGTCTGCCAAGTTGGCATCCTCCAAACGGCCAAAGCCACCCATGACCAAGACTCTACAGGAGTTGAGAAAATACAAAGAGGAGCTTTCATCCCAGAACATTTCAGATTTTGAGACTGGCATGGACTTTTGGTTGGCGCAGAACTCAATGACATTTGTGACTTTGAAGCCTCTGGCCCTAGATTTACTTGCAATGCCTGCATCACAGGCTTTTGCCGAGCGGGCGTTTAGCTTCACAGGAGACCTGACAAGGTCACGTTGCAAGAGGGCAAGAATGATCTGGGAAAGAAGTGCCTTTCTGAAACTAAACCAAGATAAGTAA